A region of Myxococcus stipitatus DSM 14675 DNA encodes the following proteins:
- a CDS encoding DUF4142 domain-containing protein: protein MTRRNGWMLAGILCLGGAAVAQDSAPPQNGTGDSQGMIRAGEADAIDQGEDLRKQALEDAPATGGSGEPDAQAMKWMKEGLLPVPTDEKSFLELLHHGNQMEIQMGQLAQKNGASQDVKDFGARMEREHGKADQKLLTYAKSKGFQLGEPEATTPLAKAMGNTEHALMEELPLRRGPTFDRGYLAVMVGDHDSNIAMVMAGQQQFSSNTELKGMLDDTLTMMKQHRQSAYRMLGQETPRQARQAPRGGR, encoded by the coding sequence ATGACTCGACGGAACGGTTGGATGCTGGCTGGCATTCTCTGTCTGGGCGGCGCGGCGGTGGCGCAGGACTCGGCGCCTCCGCAGAACGGCACCGGTGACAGCCAGGGCATGATTCGCGCGGGAGAGGCGGACGCCATCGACCAGGGCGAGGACCTGCGCAAGCAGGCGCTCGAGGACGCACCCGCGACGGGCGGCTCGGGCGAGCCCGATGCGCAGGCGATGAAGTGGATGAAGGAGGGCCTCTTGCCCGTGCCCACCGACGAGAAGTCCTTCCTGGAGCTCCTCCACCACGGCAACCAGATGGAGATTCAGATGGGACAGCTCGCCCAGAAGAACGGCGCGTCCCAGGACGTGAAGGACTTCGGCGCGCGCATGGAGCGCGAGCACGGCAAGGCGGACCAGAAGCTCTTGACGTACGCGAAGTCGAAGGGCTTCCAGTTGGGGGAGCCCGAGGCGACGACGCCGCTCGCCAAGGCCATGGGCAACACGGAGCACGCCCTCATGGAGGAGCTCCCATTGCGCCGCGGCCCCACGTTCGACCGGGGCTACCTGGCCGTCATGGTGGGAGACCATGACTCGAACATCGCCATGGTGATGGCCGGACAGCAGCAGTTCTCCAGCAACACCGAGCTGAAGGGGATGCTCGACGACACGCTGACCATGATGAAGCAGCACCGTCAGAGCGCGTACCGGATGCTGGGACAGGAGACGCCCAGGCAGGCCCGACAGGCGCCTCGCGGCGGGCGCTGA
- a CDS encoding PaaI family thioesterase: MSDTQPSPTLAELVLQVRKTREYSRLTDAIPYARFMGIGVEHLAGEMLCRMTYTPKLIGNSFLPALHGGTLGALLECSAIFELLLQTETQRVPKVISLTVDFLRSGKAQDTFAKAFITRQGRRVANVRVEAWQDDRTRPIASANALFLLSEP; encoded by the coding sequence ATGAGCGACACGCAACCTTCCCCCACGCTCGCCGAGTTGGTCCTCCAGGTGCGCAAGACGCGCGAGTACAGCCGCCTCACCGACGCCATCCCCTATGCGCGCTTCATGGGCATCGGCGTGGAGCACCTGGCCGGTGAGATGCTCTGCCGGATGACGTACACGCCCAAGCTCATCGGCAACAGCTTCCTGCCCGCGCTGCACGGCGGCACGCTGGGCGCGCTGCTGGAGTGCTCCGCCATCTTCGAGCTCCTGCTCCAGACGGAGACCCAGCGCGTCCCCAAGGTCATCTCCCTCACGGTGGACTTCCTGCGCTCGGGCAAGGCCCAGGACACCTTCGCGAAGGCCTTCATCACGCGACAGGGACGCCGCGTCGCCAACGTGCGCGTCGAGGCCTGGCAGGACGACCGCACCCGCCCCATCGCCAGCGCGAACGCCCTGTTCCTGCTCTCGGAGCCCTGA
- a CDS encoding PaaI family thioesterase, translated as MERCSLFYTDIVPHNHALGLKLLDIGPAEAVVELPYADFLVGNPETGVIAGGAVTTLIDAACGSAVILRFGRFLPLVTLDLRIDYLRPARPGISLTAVAECYRATRQVAFVRALVHQGDKSNPVASAQGTFMRLEE; from the coding sequence ATGGAACGCTGCTCCCTGTTCTACACGGACATCGTTCCCCACAACCACGCGCTGGGACTGAAGCTCCTGGACATCGGCCCCGCGGAGGCCGTCGTCGAATTGCCCTACGCGGACTTCCTCGTGGGCAACCCGGAGACGGGCGTCATCGCGGGCGGCGCGGTGACGACGCTCATCGACGCGGCGTGTGGCTCCGCCGTCATCCTCCGCTTCGGTCGCTTCCTGCCGCTGGTGACGCTGGACCTGCGCATCGACTACCTGCGCCCCGCCCGCCCCGGCATCTCGCTCACCGCAGTGGCCGAGTGCTACCGCGCCACGCGACAAGTCGCCTTCGTCCGCGCCCTGGTGCACCAGGGTGACAAGAGCAATCCGGTGGCCTCCGCGCAGGGCACCTTCATGCGGCTGGAGGAGTGA
- a CDS encoding amidohydrolase family protein, whose protein sequence is MKRLTSALCVALLVPGALVAAQPAATPPAARQDPPPAPQKKDDAAREAGRAVEVNPHAPAVAEGPGEGKDKDAWKVDAPGFPAKQVDIDVTEGTWMNLDVSPTGDELVFDLLGDIYVLPLAGGEARAVTSGVAWDMQPRYSPDGKSIAFTSDRGGGDNIWVMKRDGSDAKAVTQEKFRLLNSPAWSPDGQYIVARKHFTARRSLGAGEVWMYHRSGGDGVQLTERANDQKDLGEPAFSPDGRFVYFSQDTTPGKTFEYNKDPNAEIYAIQRLDLETKEIDPFVSGPGGSIRPTPSRDGKQLAFIRRVRTKSVLYVADVASGAERPLYDGLDRDMQETWAIHGVYPTMAWTRDDKAIIFWAGGKLQRVDVATKKVTPIPFHVKGTRTIFEAVRTPRAVAPERFNTKMLRWVQVSPQGNRVVFQSLGKLYVKDLPNGAPKRLTKQEEHLEFYPSFSRDGRSIVYSTWDDEKLGTVRLASATGGEGKVLTSRPGYYVEPALSPDGKTLVYRATGDGYLMPGLWSREMGLFAQPVSGGAARRLTRDGGQPHFGVRSDRVYFLHVESKEKEDVRSLKSVGLDGGQERTHLTSAEATELRVSPDERWVAFRENFNAYITAFPKGAKVATVGPDAKAMPVAKVSRDAGEYLHWSGDSTRLHWAQGPELFTRELKQSFTFMDGAPEKLPEVAEKGVDLSFPVKADVPEGTVALVGGRVITMKGDEVLEQGVVVVRGNRIVAVGPVGKVQVPSGAKVVDVKGKTLMPGLVDVHWHGSMGADGLMPEQSWVHAASLAFGVTTLHDPSNSTEEVFAASEMGKAGVLTSPRIFSTGTILYGAAGAGYRAPIDTLDDARSHLRRMKAMGAFSVKSYNQPRRDQRQKVLQAARELDMLVVPEGGSLLQHNLTMVVDGHTGVEHAIPVARIYADVRQLWGKSGTGYTPTLGVAYGGNWGENYWYQKTNVWEDDRLLSFVPRRVVDSRSRRRMMVPDDEVNHIEAAKVARELNDAGVNVQLGAHGQREGLAAHWELWMFGQGGMKPLQALRAGTLGGARYLGMDKELGSLEEGKLADLLVLDQNPLENLRNSRTVRFTMVNGRLFDAATLNEVGTRQRARAKFFFEKDGNEGWTPKANAQTHTHACD, encoded by the coding sequence GTGAAACGACTGACCTCCGCTCTTTGCGTCGCGCTGCTGGTGCCCGGCGCGCTCGTCGCCGCCCAGCCCGCGGCGACGCCTCCCGCTGCTCGGCAGGACCCCCCTCCCGCGCCCCAGAAGAAGGACGACGCCGCGCGCGAGGCGGGCCGCGCCGTCGAGGTGAACCCCCACGCTCCCGCCGTCGCGGAAGGCCCCGGCGAGGGGAAGGACAAGGACGCCTGGAAGGTGGATGCCCCCGGGTTCCCCGCGAAGCAGGTGGACATCGACGTCACCGAGGGGACGTGGATGAACCTGGACGTGAGCCCCACGGGGGACGAGCTCGTCTTCGACCTCCTGGGTGACATCTACGTGCTGCCCCTCGCGGGAGGCGAGGCGCGCGCGGTGACGTCCGGGGTCGCGTGGGACATGCAGCCGCGCTACAGCCCGGACGGCAAGTCCATCGCCTTCACCAGCGACCGGGGTGGCGGCGACAACATCTGGGTGATGAAGCGGGATGGCTCCGACGCGAAGGCGGTGACGCAGGAGAAGTTCCGCCTGCTCAACAGCCCCGCGTGGAGTCCGGATGGCCAGTACATCGTCGCCCGCAAGCACTTCACCGCGCGGCGCTCGCTGGGTGCGGGCGAGGTGTGGATGTACCACCGCTCCGGCGGTGACGGCGTGCAGCTCACCGAGCGCGCCAATGACCAGAAGGACCTGGGCGAGCCGGCGTTCTCCCCGGATGGCCGCTTCGTCTACTTCAGCCAGGACACCACGCCGGGCAAGACGTTCGAGTACAACAAGGACCCGAACGCGGAAATCTACGCCATCCAGCGGTTGGACCTGGAGACGAAGGAGATTGACCCCTTCGTGAGCGGGCCGGGTGGCTCCATCCGCCCGACGCCGTCGCGCGACGGCAAGCAGCTGGCGTTCATCCGCCGCGTGCGCACCAAGAGCGTGCTGTACGTCGCGGACGTGGCCTCTGGCGCGGAGCGCCCGCTGTACGACGGGCTCGACCGGGACATGCAGGAGACGTGGGCCATCCACGGCGTCTACCCGACGATGGCGTGGACGCGGGACGACAAGGCGATCATCTTCTGGGCGGGCGGCAAGCTTCAGCGCGTCGACGTGGCGACGAAGAAGGTGACGCCCATCCCCTTCCACGTGAAGGGCACGCGGACGATTTTCGAGGCCGTGCGCACGCCGCGCGCGGTGGCGCCGGAGCGCTTCAACACGAAGATGCTGCGCTGGGTGCAGGTGTCCCCCCAGGGGAACCGCGTGGTGTTCCAGTCCCTGGGCAAGCTCTACGTGAAGGACCTGCCGAACGGCGCGCCCAAGCGGCTGACGAAGCAGGAGGAGCACCTGGAGTTCTATCCGTCGTTCTCCCGCGACGGGCGCTCCATCGTCTACTCGACGTGGGACGACGAGAAGCTGGGCACCGTCCGCCTGGCGTCCGCCACGGGCGGCGAGGGCAAGGTGTTGACGTCACGGCCGGGCTACTACGTGGAGCCCGCGCTGAGCCCGGATGGCAAGACGCTGGTGTACCGCGCGACGGGTGATGGCTACCTGATGCCGGGCCTGTGGAGCCGGGAGATGGGCCTGTTCGCGCAGCCCGTGTCCGGTGGCGCGGCGCGCAGGTTGACCCGGGATGGCGGGCAGCCGCACTTCGGCGTGCGCTCGGACCGCGTGTACTTCCTGCACGTGGAGTCGAAGGAGAAGGAGGACGTGCGCTCGCTGAAGAGCGTGGGTCTGGACGGAGGCCAGGAGCGCACGCACCTGACGAGCGCGGAGGCGACGGAGCTGCGCGTGTCACCGGATGAGCGCTGGGTGGCGTTCCGCGAGAACTTCAACGCGTACATCACCGCGTTCCCCAAGGGCGCGAAGGTGGCCACGGTGGGCCCGGACGCCAAGGCGATGCCGGTGGCGAAGGTGAGCCGGGACGCGGGCGAGTACCTGCACTGGTCCGGCGACAGCACCCGCCTGCACTGGGCCCAGGGGCCGGAGCTCTTCACGCGTGAGCTGAAGCAGTCCTTCACCTTCATGGACGGGGCGCCGGAGAAGCTCCCGGAGGTCGCCGAGAAGGGCGTCGACCTGTCGTTCCCGGTGAAGGCGGACGTGCCGGAGGGCACGGTGGCGCTGGTGGGTGGCCGCGTCATCACCATGAAGGGGGACGAGGTCCTCGAGCAGGGCGTGGTGGTGGTGCGCGGCAACCGCATCGTCGCGGTGGGGCCGGTGGGCAAGGTGCAGGTGCCCTCCGGCGCGAAGGTGGTGGACGTGAAGGGCAAGACGCTGATGCCCGGACTGGTGGACGTGCACTGGCACGGGAGCATGGGCGCGGATGGCCTGATGCCCGAGCAGAGCTGGGTGCACGCGGCCTCGCTCGCGTTCGGCGTGACGACGCTGCATGACCCGTCCAACTCGACGGAGGAGGTCTTCGCCGCCAGCGAGATGGGCAAGGCGGGCGTGCTCACCTCGCCGCGCATCTTCTCCACGGGCACCATCCTGTACGGCGCGGCGGGCGCCGGGTACCGCGCGCCCATCGACACGCTGGATGACGCGCGCTCGCACCTGCGGCGCATGAAGGCGATGGGGGCCTTCAGCGTGAAGAGCTACAACCAGCCTCGCCGGGACCAGCGGCAGAAGGTGCTCCAGGCGGCGCGGGAGCTGGACATGCTGGTGGTGCCCGAGGGCGGCTCGCTGCTCCAGCACAACCTGACCATGGTGGTGGACGGACACACGGGCGTGGAGCACGCGATTCCCGTGGCGCGCATCTACGCGGACGTCCGGCAACTGTGGGGCAAGAGCGGCACCGGCTACACGCCGACGCTGGGCGTGGCGTACGGCGGCAACTGGGGTGAGAACTACTGGTACCAGAAGACGAACGTCTGGGAGGACGACCGGCTGCTGTCCTTCGTGCCTCGCCGGGTGGTGGATTCGCGCAGCCGCCGCCGGATGATGGTGCCGGACGATGAGGTGAACCACATCGAAGCGGCGAAGGTCGCGCGCGAGCTGAACGACGCGGGCGTCAACGTGCAGCTGGGCGCGCATGGCCAGCGCGAGGGCCTGGCGGCGCACTGGGAGCTGTGGATGTTCGGCCAGGGCGGGATGAAGCCGCTGCAGGCGCTGCGCGCGGGCACGCTCGGGGGCGCGCGCTACCTGGGCATGGACAAGGAGCTGGGCTCGCTGGAGGAGGGCAAGCTCGCGGACCTCCTCGTGCTGGACCAGAACCCGCTGGAGAACCTGAGGAACAGCCGCACCGTGCGCTTCACCATGGTGAACGGGCGGCTGTTCGACGCGGCCACGCTGAACGAGGTGGGCACGCGTCAGCGCGCGCGCGCGAAGTTCTTCTTCGAGAAGGACGGCAACGAGGGCTGGACGCCGAAGGCCAACGCCCAGACGCACACGCACGCGTGCGATTGA
- a CDS encoding DUF1570 domain-containing protein, translated as MLGLLVSTGCASSRALCPAEGGRVWSEVRSEHFRLHTNLSPEVAAQSAAELEKLRRAVLLAWGSDFNPQGSLDVILLRNTSELAEFTQGRFVGFVTATERGPLLVMSGEGYVLDNGPEQQLQTHELAHYLSQHVLLRQPRWLAEGLAQYLQTTHIKPSTQEAVLGRVNTQSRNYVTQHGWLDIDELWEWDQKELLNEAENQQHYASAWLWVHYLINMHTDRFDEFQTRLARAEDPRRAFEVSFQGVSDLRGDVRTYLMSGRSSFLTLPLPPVSTQVQVRELGGAEVHANRGLLFLRAPGELTQAQRQEKARAELAQALSEDPHNVSATLLAAQLSTSPEEHLARARELVKAHPEDGRAWDLLAELLQGRSETQTQEQARESAARLMPHDSRVLASLAQHYAMTLQPAKGLPSAKRAVELSPGSPFALAIQAALFLQVDRCAEAIAFQRRAVDMAHEAYAPVFRKELRDRLQTFVKQCATRTEKPTP; from the coding sequence GTGTTGGGTTTGTTGGTCTCCACGGGCTGTGCGAGCTCCCGCGCACTCTGTCCCGCCGAGGGAGGCCGGGTCTGGTCCGAGGTGCGCAGTGAGCACTTCCGCCTGCACACGAACCTCTCCCCGGAGGTCGCCGCGCAGTCCGCCGCCGAGCTGGAGAAGCTCCGCCGCGCGGTGCTGCTCGCCTGGGGCTCGGACTTCAACCCTCAGGGCTCGCTCGACGTCATCCTCCTGCGCAACACGAGCGAGCTGGCGGAGTTCACCCAGGGCCGCTTCGTGGGCTTCGTCACCGCCACCGAGCGCGGCCCGCTGCTCGTCATGTCGGGCGAGGGCTACGTCCTGGACAACGGCCCGGAGCAGCAACTCCAGACACACGAGCTGGCGCACTACCTGAGCCAGCACGTCCTCTTGCGCCAGCCGCGCTGGCTGGCCGAGGGCCTGGCCCAGTACCTCCAGACGACGCACATCAAGCCCAGCACCCAGGAGGCGGTGCTCGGCCGGGTCAACACCCAGAGCCGCAACTACGTGACGCAGCATGGCTGGCTGGACATCGACGAGCTCTGGGAGTGGGACCAGAAGGAGCTGCTCAACGAGGCGGAGAACCAGCAGCACTACGCCTCCGCGTGGCTGTGGGTCCACTACCTCATCAACATGCACACCGACCGCTTCGACGAGTTCCAGACGCGGCTGGCTCGCGCGGAGGACCCCAGGCGCGCCTTCGAGGTGTCCTTCCAGGGCGTCAGTGATTTGCGCGGGGACGTGCGCACCTATCTCATGAGCGGGCGCTCCTCGTTCCTCACCCTGCCGCTGCCGCCGGTGTCCACCCAGGTCCAGGTGCGCGAACTGGGCGGCGCCGAGGTCCACGCCAACCGCGGCCTGCTGTTCCTGCGCGCCCCCGGAGAGCTGACCCAGGCACAGCGCCAGGAGAAGGCCCGCGCCGAGCTGGCCCAGGCCCTGTCCGAGGACCCCCACAACGTGAGCGCCACGCTCCTGGCCGCGCAGCTGTCCACGAGCCCCGAGGAGCACCTGGCCCGCGCGCGGGAGCTGGTGAAGGCCCACCCCGAGGACGGGCGCGCGTGGGATTTGCTCGCGGAGCTGCTCCAGGGCCGGAGCGAGACCCAGACGCAGGAGCAGGCCCGCGAGTCCGCCGCGCGGCTGATGCCGCACGACTCCCGCGTCCTCGCGAGCCTCGCCCAGCACTACGCGATGACGCTCCAGCCCGCGAAGGGCCTGCCCTCCGCGAAGCGCGCGGTGGAGCTGTCTCCTGGAAGCCCGTTCGCCCTGGCCATCCAGGCCGCGCTGTTCCTCCAGGTCGACCGGTGCGCGGAGGCCATCGCCTTCCAGCGCCGCGCGGTGGACATGGCCCACGAGGCCTATGCCCCCGTCTTCCGCAAGGAGCTGCGAGACCGGCTGCAGACCTTCGTGAAGCAGTGCGCCACCCGCACCGAGAAGCCCACGCCCTGA
- a CDS encoding deoxyhypusine synthase family protein: MATSELPVLEFVLANYKNFNARATRDALLSYWEHISKGGRMFWSVAGAMSSAQLGITLAPAIRAGLIHGLSVTGANIEESLFRLVAHHSYKDFPEYRYLTKADDTRILENRMRRVTDTSIPEDEAFRAVEKFIVPMWKNASAKGERRFWHEYFYEVIQALEPSSYEGDPEACWLLAAARAKLPIVVPGYEDSTFGNIFASYVKTAECNASIVKSGIEYMADFYDRYAELSEGEGVGFFQIGGGIAGDFPICVVPSIKYDLQKPVKPWAYFCQISDSTTSYGSYSGATPNEKITWDKLTETTPMFVVESDATIVAPLVLNALLECKGAPAKANALIAKYMK; this comes from the coding sequence ATGGCCACCTCTGAACTTCCCGTCCTGGAGTTCGTCCTCGCGAACTACAAGAACTTCAACGCCCGTGCGACGCGCGATGCGCTCCTGTCCTACTGGGAGCACATCTCGAAGGGCGGTCGCATGTTCTGGAGCGTCGCGGGCGCGATGTCTTCCGCGCAGCTGGGCATCACGCTCGCCCCCGCCATCCGCGCGGGGCTGATTCACGGCCTCTCCGTCACGGGCGCCAACATCGAGGAGTCGCTCTTCCGGCTTGTGGCGCACCACTCGTACAAGGACTTCCCCGAGTACCGTTACCTCACCAAGGCGGACGACACGCGCATCCTGGAGAACCGGATGCGCCGGGTGACGGACACGAGCATCCCGGAGGACGAGGCGTTCCGCGCGGTGGAGAAGTTCATCGTCCCCATGTGGAAGAACGCGAGCGCGAAGGGCGAGCGGCGCTTCTGGCACGAGTACTTCTACGAGGTCATCCAGGCGCTGGAGCCCTCGTCGTACGAGGGGGACCCGGAGGCGTGCTGGCTGCTCGCGGCGGCGCGGGCGAAGCTGCCCATCGTGGTGCCGGGGTACGAGGACTCGACGTTCGGCAACATCTTCGCGTCCTACGTGAAGACGGCCGAGTGCAACGCGAGCATCGTCAAGTCGGGCATCGAGTACATGGCGGACTTCTATGACCGCTACGCGGAGCTGTCCGAGGGCGAGGGCGTGGGCTTCTTCCAGATTGGCGGCGGCATCGCGGGTGACTTCCCCATCTGCGTCGTCCCGTCCATCAAGTACGACCTGCAGAAGCCCGTGAAGCCGTGGGCGTACTTCTGCCAGATCAGCGACTCGACGACGTCCTACGGCTCGTACTCGGGCGCGACGCCGAACGAGAAGATTACGTGGGACAAGCTGACGGAGACGACGCCGATGTTCGTCGTCGAGTCGGACGCCACCATCGTCGCGCCGCTGGTGTTGAACGCGCTGCTCGAGTGCAAGGGCGCGCCGGCGAAGGCGAACGCGCTCATCGCGAAGTACATGAAGTAG
- a CDS encoding DoxX family protein yields the protein MSHPLLRFLVDSRPATPSLSVGLLVLRLLSGGLMTLHGAGKMISPLSWMGPDSSLPGWLQFLGAAAEFFGGLAWMVGLLTPLASLGVAGTMLVGILIAHLPIDDPFIRLSVMGIHSGPGEPFAGLPTWLVRAGGRSPFGSGSSELATLYTAVSVLLLSAGPGRFSLDTLLSQLRTKKTAAVAG from the coding sequence ATGAGCCACCCCCTCCTCCGCTTCCTCGTCGACTCCCGCCCCGCCACCCCCTCCCTCTCCGTGGGCCTGCTCGTCCTTCGCCTCCTCAGCGGCGGACTCATGACCCTCCACGGCGCCGGGAAGATGATCTCCCCCCTCTCCTGGATGGGCCCCGACTCCTCCCTCCCCGGCTGGCTCCAGTTCCTCGGCGCCGCCGCCGAGTTCTTCGGAGGACTGGCGTGGATGGTCGGACTGCTCACACCCCTGGCCTCCCTCGGCGTCGCGGGCACCATGCTCGTGGGCATCCTCATCGCCCACCTCCCCATCGATGACCCGTTCATCCGCTTGAGCGTCATGGGCATCCACTCCGGACCGGGTGAACCGTTCGCCGGACTGCCCACCTGGCTCGTTCGCGCGGGAGGCCGCAGCCCCTTCGGCTCCGGCTCCTCGGAGCTCGCCACGCTCTACACCGCCGTCTCCGTGCTCCTGCTCAGCGCCGGCCCCGGACGGTTCTCGCTCGACACCCTGCTCTCCCAGCTCCGGACCAAGAAGACCGCCGCCGTCGCCGGGTGA